Part of the Acidobacteriota bacterium genome, CGTCGGCTGGCAGACCTTCTTTTGGCTCACCCTGCCGGCGGGCATTCCCGGCCTGCTGCTGCTGGCGCGCTTCGTTCCGTTGGGTACCCGGGAGCCGGAGTTCCGGGTCGAGAAGACCTCTCACAGGGAGCCCCTCTCGACCCGCAACCTGGCCCTGCGCGGCCTCGCTGGCGGCCTCGCCACGGCCGTCGCCGGCGTGCTCCTGATCGCCTTGATGGCGGCCCTCGGCAACCCCGAAGAGGGCATCGACTTCGCCCATCACCTCGGCCAAGTCCTGCAGCCAGTGGGCATCAAAGGAGCCCTGCGCTGGGTCGGCCTGCTCGCCTTCGGCGCCATCGGAGGTCTGCTGACCGCAGCCATCAGCGCCGCCCGCCACGGCGCCGGCGACGCTCTCGGAGACGAACCCTAGCTCTCGTCTAGCCCGAAGGCGTAGCGGAAGGGCGCCGGGTCGTAGTACTCCCGGAAGAGGCGGATCTTGCCGTTCTCGACGTGAAACAGGCCGCCGTAGGTCTGCTCGTAGAGACGCCCCGTGGGCACGATCTCGACCCGGCCGCGAAACTCCGCGAAGACCTTCTCGGGATCGACCATTGGATAGAACACGAGTTGCGACGTGAAATCCGCCTCGCCGCTGTTCTCGGGCCAGGCCGCGTAGTGGGCGATCAAGCCCTCTCGTCCATGGACCCGCTTCGGGAAGCCGTCCGGTGAAAAGGGCATGTCCTGGACCGCGTCATCGCTCCAAAGCTCCGCGAACCGCTCCATGTCCTTGTCTTCGAGGGCGGTGAGAAAGCCGCGCACCGCTTGCTCCGTCTGCTGCCGCAGGAGATGGGCCGGGGGCTTGGCCGCCGCCTTCTCGCCGGCAGGCCCGAACACGTCCCGCGATCCCACTTCCCGTCGCAGCAGGAAGACGTGTCGGGAGATCCGCCAGTCGTCCTCGTCGCTCCGCAACTCGAAGGCGTACTCGCCCTCGACCTGCCAGAAGAGCTCTCCGACCCAATGATCGGCGGTCACCTCCGCCGTCGCCTCGGCGCGGTCGCCATCGAGAGTGACGGCGACGTTCGAGATTTCATGGCGAGTGCGGTCGAATCCCGGCAGCACGGCAGCCCAATCGTTCATCAAGGCGCGGGCGCTCTTCAGCTCGACCTCACCGCCGGAAAGGCTGGTGTAGTCCACCTCGACCTCATCCCAGTAGAGCTGCTCGAGAACCTCGAACCGCCCTTGATCGGCAAGGACGCCGACACTCTCGACGACGCTGGCGATCGCCGCGCGATCGCGGTCGCCCCGCCGCAGGGCCGCCCGGAAGTGGGCCACGACCGCCTCGATCGCCGTCACCACCGCCTGCGGCTGGTCGTAGAAATCGAACTGGGTGACGTCCTTCAGCCACAGGGTCTCGGCGTGCTCTCCCAGACGACGAGCGAACTCCTTGGCGCCCTGCGGGATCGCCGCCGCCTCGGAGTGCACCAGCAGCGTCTCCTTGGTGAGCGAGTCGGCGCCGTGCAGACCGTCGTAGGTCAGCCAGGGTTCCCAAGAGCGGACGTCGAAGCGGTTGTCGTACTCGGGGATCAGCCCGCGATCCTCCTCGGTGTAGTAAGGCGCCTCAAACATCAGCGCGGACTCGTTGGTCAGGCTCGCCGCCTCGATCACCACGGGCTCCTCCCCAGCGGCGGCGTTACGGGCCGTTCGCAACAGCCCGTCGACCCCCTCCGATCCGCCATAGACCTGCTCGACGATGGCGGCATCGTGCAGCCAGGGCGCCACCAGCGCAATCGCCTGGATGGCAGCGTTCTGACGAGCCGCGTCGCTCATATAGCCGGACGAAGCGCAGATTCCGAGGCCAACGATGTGGTCCGAATCGACCTCCGGACGGCTGGCGAGAAAGGCCGCGGCGGCGGAGATGTCCTCGGTCTTGAGCTCCGGATCCTCAACGAACCGCTCCGCGCCCTCGGACTGCCCCCAGCCGCGAAAGTCGAACGCCAGGGCGGCGAATCCGCGCTCGGCCAGGCCGGCAGCGTAGGTCGCCGCCATCTGCTCTTTCACGGTCGTCCAGGCGCCGGTGACAACGACCGCCGGCCAGCTCTGGCCCGGTGCATCGCTCTCCGGTAGATAAAGGTCTCCGGCCAGCTTCTGGCCGTGGCTCTCGAACGTAACGGTCTTCTTCATGGCGACCTCCGATTGCGTCCCCGGTGGGATGGGACAGTGCGTTTGATTCGTGCGGAAAGCCCTTGGCTGACGGCACCACCTCGTGATGCATCCAACCCTAAAAGCCACCCCACCAGCCACGCTTGAATCACCCTGCTCGACTCTTGAAGATTCTTGCTCGGAGGTTCCTGAGAAAGCGGAGATGCGGCACCAAAAATCGTCAAAGGTTCAAAGCGACCCTAAGAAATTGACGCATCTGGATTTCCGCATGGAAATTCAGGCTTGGCGCAAAGAATGATGGCCGCTAAAATCGATAACGCAAAGTCGAAAACTAACTAAGATTGAAACTCGCAGCGAACCCACAGTGCCCTCTAGGGCGAGGAGATACCGAATGCGCCGTGCTTTGCCGTGGAAGACGGCTGTGCTCGCGGGCTTCCTCTCGATCCAAGCCCTGGCCCAGATCGAGGCCCGTACCGCGACGCCGGAAGACGCCAAGGTCTCCCAAGTGCAGCAGGAGATCGCCTCCCCCATGCTTCTCGATCTGCCTCTTGCAGGCGACGACAAGAAAGCCCACTTCGTCGACCTCCCGAAGCAGACCTCCCGGCTGATCCGAGACACTCGCGACTTCATATCGCGCGGCGTGACGATCGACAGCGTCACCCTCCTCCACCGCAAAGGGAAAAAGAAGCGGACCGAAGTCGTCGTGATGCCAATTCTCCGGACCATCAACCGCCGAGACAAAGTCAATCTCCAGGTCCAGCTCCTCGCCGGCGACACCCTGGTGAAAAACTGGGAAGACGAGTTCATTGTTGGAGTCAAGG contains:
- a CDS encoding nuclear transport factor 2 family protein, yielding MKKTVTFESHGQKLAGDLYLPESDAPGQSWPAVVVTGAWTTVKEQMAATYAAGLAERGFAALAFDFRGWGQSEGAERFVEDPELKTEDISAAAAFLASRPEVDSDHIVGLGICASSGYMSDAARQNAAIQAIALVAPWLHDAAIVEQVYGGSEGVDGLLRTARNAAAGEEPVVIEAASLTNESALMFEAPYYTEEDRGLIPEYDNRFDVRSWEPWLTYDGLHGADSLTKETLLVHSEAAAIPQGAKEFARRLGEHAETLWLKDVTQFDFYDQPQAVVTAIEAVVAHFRAALRRGDRDRAAIASVVESVGVLADQGRFEVLEQLYWDEVEVDYTSLSGGEVELKSARALMNDWAAVLPGFDRTRHEISNVAVTLDGDRAEATAEVTADHWVGELFWQVEGEYAFELRSDEDDWRISRHVFLLRREVGSRDVFGPAGEKAAAKPPAHLLRQQTEQAVRGFLTALEDKDMERFAELWSDDAVQDMPFSPDGFPKRVHGREGLIAHYAAWPENSGEADFTSQLVFYPMVDPEKVFAEFRGRVEIVPTGRLYEQTYGGLFHVENGKIRLFREYYDPAPFRYAFGLDES